The Neodiprion lecontei isolate iyNeoLeco1 chromosome 6, iyNeoLeco1.1, whole genome shotgun sequence sequence GAAGATTCTCACCAATGGAAACATAAAATCCCTTGCAAAAGAGACAACGAGTTGGCCTGAGCTAAATCCACGGTAATCGTTCACAATCAgagtaatttaaattaaatcgGTATCATTTGTCCAAAGCAggacgttatttttattatcgaaTAATCCAATACGTGATCCTCAGAATTCCAGAAAAACTTCGTAAGCTATCGGATGTTACGTATGAGAAGGCATGCGAGGTGTCTCTTTATCGTGAGGATGATTTTAATGTTCTCAATCACGGCGATATGTGGGTGAAAAACATGATGTTTCGTTATGATGAACAACAGAAGCCGATAGAGCAGATATTTGTAAGTAAATTCAAGTTATACTCTATCGTTTTACACGTAATATTCAGCTGATAATGCACTATTCTGATTTGCATGCAGGTACGTCAGACCTCTATCCATCTCTTGGTCATATCTTcttgaaaaaaggaagaacTGATGTTACACCAATACATTGTGATCAGTTTTGTCACGTCAATTACAGGTGGATTTTCAATTATGTCATTGGGGCTCACCGGCGGAAGACCTTCACTTTTTTGGCGCAAATATATCCGACAATGTCCGAGTTCAGCATCGCGATTTACTTATACGCGAATATCACACCACCTTAACCACCACAATGTCCAAACTAAGGTGCAAGACGGCAGTACTCAGCTTCGATAACCTACAAGCAGTATTGGAAAAACGAGTTTTTTTCGAACTGATTGCCAGTACTACAGTATTAGCAGATGTTGTTCTCGAAGAAGGGGGAGAATTAAATTTAGAAGAAATGATAGAAGCTGGTGAAGAATTTGATAACCCACGTTATCGTGGTAAGACGTACAGGAAAATCATGACTAGAATTTTACCGTTGTACGATAGTATGGGGATATTGGACGTTTAAGGGTTCGCAGCGATTATCGGAAACTCCTGCATACCTTGAATAAAAGCTTTAATTAAGAAAAGACGAATCAATCCTAATGATTCCATGACGAGTCGGCACACATTGCATACATCGAACCGCACGCTAGATAATAAAATGCAACTAAACACAAATcaaacatgtaaaaaaaaaaaatgtcaatcgTAGCTATGATAACTGGTTTCGATCGATATGAATGATTTAGAAATGGAAGGATGAGGGTAAGAATAAGATATGGTAGAGATTTGATTTCTCTAACCTCTGGCCTTGGGCTGGACTATTTGTATGAGCTTGGAAAATTAATTCCAGGTATTATAATTAGTATAGCTCAGATCGAATTCAAGTCGTGCAAAGATTAACTCAGGTGTGCATGTATTATTACAGGCATTCGTATAATTTTGGAATActgaattaataattttttcgtaagaAGCTAATCACGCAACCACGTCTATCACACACACAATAATTACTGGATGCTGGCATACCTAAATATATCACGGTACAATTACATCACAGTACTGAAAATCAGCGAAACTCACTACAATGCCAACACAAATGTGTGTGTAAAAAACTGTAGGTGGATTTTACAAAACGGTTTAGTCGCTAACATGGAACGAATTGGAAAAAGTCGCATTCCATTTTCTGTACCTAACGTGTGAGCCGTAAATTCGTATTTCTACATTCGTGAAATATTATGTGTTCCTAATTATGTGTGTTGAATAAATCTTTTTTGCAATTCCTTCtcattagtttttttttctatgattaTTTACCCAAACGTATATGTAAAATAGAATTCAACTCACGTTTTTAAAAGCAGTATTACTTTTGTGATTGCGTTTCGTTCTTCCTTGAGATCAAAAGAACCGTCACTTCGTTTCATGCCAATTATGCAGAAAGCCCGCATTTACCTCAAATATTTCTGTCGTGTTCTCTGCTCCGCACTCGCGTGCGCTTAATTGACATCGCATTGGTGTGAGTGTTTAAATTTACGGTGAAATTTGTGAGCGATTGAAGCGGTTCGTATGAAAGACTTGAAGGAAAATATCACGATCAGACATAAACTACTCTTCAGCGGAATAATTATATCGCTTTGTTAACATTGACACAATATTCCACTGCATGAGTAtcaggattgaaaaaaaatcagtgtaCCTGGATGCGAAATGTACGTTATATCTGAAGTTTACAAAGACTGTGGTTCACGTCATCCTTGAAGATCAGAAGCACCAAGTGTGGCAGTCTTCCAAAGAACAGCAAATTGCCGTAAATAAAGTGAAGTTGACAGCTTAGCACGGCCATGGACGGTAGATCGACATTTGAAAACTATTGTTGCGGATCCAGTACAAATAACAAGAAAATCACAAAAGCGTATCACAGATTTAGATGATATATGGCGGGACTCTTAATTATTAATTCGTATTATTGTCCCTGTTCAGTATCTCAACCATATACGTTTTCAACCAACCAGGAAACAGAAATACTAATTACATATTTGACAAGAGACTCTGGCGGTTTCATATTACCTGCTACATGACAATGCGGCTGTAAATTACGCATGGCACATGATTACAGCAGACGTGCGAATGGAGTTATATAAATATGGCAAAAAGGCTACGCGCAGCTTCAGTACAATGCATTGACAACTCAAATACCGTGTTAACACTCTTCTCCTGTCGACGGATTTTCTGTCAAGTGTCAACAATCTTACTTATCAAGTGGGTCCCATCCTCTTCTCTTTTAATTCTCTACATTACGCTTTGTATTGAAGAAACATTCACAACGCTACGAAGGTAAGCTACGTTTGTATGAAGGCTTTCGTGACAAGAATTGCGAAACTAAAGCTATCGCATGTGTATTACACGGGAAGTTTGTGAGTCTCagcctttttttcttttaactaaTATTCGAATAAATGTAACACTGAGAATTCAGGAGAAAAAACTGGGAAGGtgacttacaattagaaacAACATCTAAATGATCGCTGATTTGTCTGAATAATGCCAGACCGTTCATTTCCGAAGGTTAACTACAAGATTTTTTCCTAGCGGAAATTGTTTACCATCGACGAGTGGAATCTGAAGTTATATCGAAGATCCACATTGGTATTTTAACCGTAAGGATGGACGTACCGACGTGGCTGAACTCGTCTTACGTGCAAGCGGTCTTACGAAAGGCTGAGAAAGATGATTCCGTCGAGGTGACCAGCATGACCGTGAAGCCAGCCACGGCCAAGGGTGACAATTATACGAGCGACATGCATCGCATTACCCTGGTGCTTTCACGGATATCGGAAGGCCGCGAACTTACGGAGACGAGGTCTCTAATTGCGAAACTAGCACCTCAGAGCGGTTCGTGGGAGGAAATGGTAGTGAAGTAAAAAGTTTGACCTTCAAGTTGGGGGGTGACtatggtgaaatttttgttaaacatgacaaaagaagaaaattcaatcCATTGAAGTAATGAACTAAATGCCTTGCGaaacaaatatcaaaatatcCGTTCCAATACATTGAGTTGATATTAGTAAGTGTTTCGACAAACAAATTATAGCCTTCTACGTGTAAAGTTAATCCGCGAGCAACGTTTCAAAGAAGTCTCAGAAGAAGATACATAACTTTCAAATCACCAGATTCGTCAAGCTCAAATTTACGTGGTACTATAATTTCATGGTCCGACACAGATAGTGAAGATTTCAGAAACACTCAATCAAAGATCTAAGAGTTTTGAATTTCATCGAGGTCCCTCTTTGAAGAATCCTCGGAATCGTTAACTTGTCGAATATGATTATCCTTACTCATAATTTCCTGTCCCCAAACAGGTATCGGAGGCTGGACTTTTCGCGGTGGAAATGTCAATGATGTCAGAAACCCTGCCAATTATGCAGCGGATTCTTACCAAGGCGGGCAAGACTGCGACATTAGCGGCACGGTGTCTGCATGTCGAGTATGAAAAACCCGTGCATCTGATAGTCGAAGACCTTGCACCCGCCGGATTCAGAATGGCGGATCGTCAGGCAGGTCTTGATCTGGACCACTGTTTACTCGCGATTCGGAATTTAGCCATTTTTCACGCGAGTTCGGTGGCTCTCGCGGAAAAGGTGAGTAAGTTTATCTGTGATTATGAAAAGCAACATCCATtgacggattttttttctgcgtcaaaaatttttcacgtttcgaaatttttctgtgTCGAAGCCTTTtaatgtttattttataacctAGTGTACGTCGTAGTTCCAACATTTTATACATCACATCAATGACATAACTGCTTGGACTACTTTCTTGTCTTCGCTACATAACACCGGTATTTTGCACCTTCTGAATTCAAGGATCTCAAGGCTGTGTCAAAGTACACCAGAGGAATGTTTCACAAAGATCGCCCATCGGCGATGGTTGAATTCATCAGAGCGAGCACAAAAACCCTAGCAGAAGAGGttgcaaaatggattgaaCTCAGtccaaggtaaaaaaaaaccagacatCCCCTGGAAGTAAAGATTATTCGATTTGACTtattataacaaaaatatcacaacTGTTATGTAggatttctgaaaaaatttccaagttaTCTGAAATTGTCTATGAAAAAGCATGCGAAGTTATGCTTTTTCGAAAAGATGATTTCAACGTCATCAACCACGGAGATTTCTGGGTGAACAATATGCTGTTTCGCTACGACGAAAGGCAGAAGGTGGTTGATCAGATATTCGTGAGTACAAAATTCTAAACTGAACTCCAAA is a genomic window containing:
- the LOC107221756 gene encoding uncharacterized protein LOC107221756 produces the protein MALENPDWLDASYMQKVLRNHERDESIEVFEISVKPATAKGDNYTSDMHRVCVEFSRDQNGRRIQEMRSIIVKVAPQDIRKEWMINMGIFDIELSMMSVTLPKMQEILGTFSKETLGARCLYLQTEKPTHIIIEDLAPNGFKMAQHELGLDLNHSVLAIRNLARFHASSIALREKDLKVFDKYKKGMFHKDRPIEMKILTNGNIKSLAKETTSWPELNPRIPEKLRKLSDVTYEKACEVSLYREDDFNVLNHGDMWVKNMMFRYDEQQKPIEQIFVDFQLCHWGSPAEDLHFFGANISDNVRVQHRDLLIREYHTTLTTTMSKLRCKTAVLSFDNLQAVLEKRVFFELIASTTVLADVVLEEGGELNLEEMIEAGEEFDNPRYRGKTYRKIMTRILPLYDSMGILDV
- the LOC107221766 gene encoding uncharacterized protein LOC107221766 yields the protein MDVPTWLNSSYVQAVLRKAEKDDSVEVTSMTVKPATAKGDNYTSDMHRITLVLSRISEGRELTETRSLIAKLAPQSGSWEEMVSEAGLFAVEMSMMSETLPIMQRILTKAGKTATLAARCLHVEYEKPVHLIVEDLAPAGFRMADRQAGLDLDHCLLAIRNLAIFHASSVALAEKDLKAVSKYTRGMFHKDRPSAMVEFIRASTKTLAEEVAKWIELSPRISEKISKLSEIVYEKACEVMLFRKDDFNVINHGDFWVNNMLFRYDERQKVVDQIFVDFQICHYGSPATDILYFFGTSPSEETRIHHRESILREYHHTLTDTMTQLKCTTEPPSFNDLQDVLRKRAFCEAIATFTILPIVLVDKSNVQSIEEMISLNGKYENPAYKGKSYRKVMTRLLPLFDSMGLLDVI